CCCATGGGGGAGGTTCCCGAGCGGATGGACGAGATCAGCGGGGACGACGAGGTGGTGCTGCAGTGCCGCTCCGGCGGACGCAGCGCGCAGGTCCTGCACTTCCTGCGTGCGCAGGGGTACGAACGGCTACTGAACCTGAAGGGCGGCATCCTGGCGTGGTCCGACGAGGTGGACCCCAGCATTCCGAAGTACTGAGGGGAGTGCGAAAGTGCGAAAGTGCGGGAGTGCGGGAGTGCGGGAGTGCGGGAGTGCGGGAGTGCGGGAGTGCGGGAGTGCGGGAGCCGGCGCGATGTCATCCCGATCGAGCGGCCACGGCCAACCCGACGTCACGCCAAAGTCCGCAGCGACTGAGGGATCCGCCACACACTTCGCGAGACGCACCTAACTTCGCCTTCGACACAGTCCGAGCGGGTGAACCTCGCGAGCCACGCCCCAGGCGCATCGCGGGAGGGACCGAAGCATGACGACAGCCACGGCCCAACTCATCGCATCCTGGGATCTCCAATGAAGACCGCGAGATATGCGGTGGTGCTGACGATGATCGTCATCGGGCTGGTGCTCGCGCTTGACATCGCGTACTACGTTCACGGCTCGCTCGAGGAGTTTCCCGAGCCGGAGGATCATGAGAAGGTTCGGACGGCGGCCGGTTTCATCGGGGTGGTGCTGCTCTCGGCCGAGGCGATGCTCTGGTTCGTTCTCCGGCGGTTGAGGAGAGCGCCGCACCTTGCCCGCGTGACGGGCGGCGCTGCCTGACGCGCCCGGCCCCGGTCCGAAACCCTTCGCCCTCGGGCGATCACAACATCCCGAACGAAAACGATGTCGCAGTCCGAACCGCAGGCCCAATCCATCGTCCTCCCCACCGCTGAGGACGTGCGCGACGCCGCCAACCGGCTGCGCGGCGTGGCCCATCACACGCCCGTGATGACATCGCGCACGCTGAACGAACGGCTCGGCGCGCACGTGTTCTTCAAGTGCGAAAACCTTCAGCGTGGCGGCGCGTTCAAGTTCCGGGGCGCGTACAACGCGGTTTCCAAGCTCACGGACGACGAGCGCGCGCGCGGAGTGCTGGCGTATTCGTCGGGCAACCACGCGCAGGCCGTGGCGCTCACCGGCCGCATCCTGGACGTGCGCACCGTCGTCGTGATGCCCGACGATGCGCCTGCCGCCAAGATCGAGGGCACCCGCGGCTACGGCGCCGAGGTGATCCTGTACGACAAGGAAACCACCTCGCGCGAAGAGCTGGCCGCCCAGCTTCAGCAGGAGCGCGGAATGACCCTCGTTCCGCCGTACGACCACGCCGACGTGATCGCCGGGCAGGGCACGGCCGCGCTGGAATTGATGGAAGAGGCGCCGGATCTGGGTGTCATTGTGACGCCGTGCGGCGGCGGCGGGCTGCTGAGCGGTTCCGCGCTCGCGGCTCGCTCACTGCGGCCCGGCATCCGCGTGGTGGGAGTTGAGCCGGAGCTGGCCGACGATGCCACGCGCTCGTTCCGCACCGGCACCCTGCAGTCCGTCCGCAACCCGCCCACCATCGCCGACGGCCTGCGCACACCCGCGCTGGGCCGGCTGACCTTTCCGCTGGTTCGCGACAACGTCAGCGAGATGCGCACGGTGAACGAGGAGGCCATCGTCGAGGCGATGCGCTTCCTGTGGACGCGGATGAAGCTGGTGGTGGAGCCCTCCGGCGCCGTTCCGCTCGCCGCGCTGATATCGGATCCGGACGCCTTCCGCGGCGAGCGCATCGGCGTGGTGATTAGCGGCGGAAACGTGGACCTGGCGAA
The Longimicrobium sp. genome window above contains:
- a CDS encoding threo-3-hydroxy-L-aspartate ammonia-lyase encodes the protein MSQSEPQAQSIVLPTAEDVRDAANRLRGVAHHTPVMTSRTLNERLGAHVFFKCENLQRGGAFKFRGAYNAVSKLTDDERARGVLAYSSGNHAQAVALTGRILDVRTVVVMPDDAPAAKIEGTRGYGAEVILYDKETTSREELAAQLQQERGMTLVPPYDHADVIAGQGTAALELMEEAPDLGVIVTPCGGGGLLSGSALAARSLRPGIRVVGVEPELADDATRSFRTGTLQSVRNPPTIADGLRTPALGRLTFPLVRDNVSEMRTVNEEAIVEAMRFLWTRMKLVVEPSGAVPLAALISDPDAFRGERIGVVISGGNVDLANACTLLA